A single region of the Nocardioides aurantiacus genome encodes:
- a CDS encoding SDR family oxidoreductase: MTSSGAPSTSTTPGSTPGSTPATDPSPAGATALVVGATGISGAALSARLVGAGWHVLGLSRSGRELPGLEAVETVQADLTDAEELRAALADHRPTHVFLTAWARQDSEDENIRVNAGMVRDVLDAVRGGGSVRHVALLTGLKHYLGPFEAYGQGEVPDTPFHEDEERLPHKNFYYAQEDELFAAAERDGFTWSVHRAHTIIGAALGNAMNMGQTLAAYAAICRELDRPFVFPGSQTQWDGVTDMTDADLLAEQLHWAATTPAAADTAFNVANGDVFRWRWLWPQLAERLGVRPEGYADAPRPLEEQMTDAAPTWRAIAEREGLRETDVDRVASWWHTDGDLGREMECLTDLARSRRAGFTGHRVTLDAFLDLFDRLEADGVVPAPPVAG; encoded by the coding sequence GTGACTTCCTCCGGCGCGCCCTCGACCTCCACCACCCCCGGCTCCACCCCCGGCTCGACTCCCGCGACCGACCCGTCGCCGGCCGGGGCGACCGCGCTCGTCGTGGGTGCCACCGGCATCTCCGGCGCCGCGCTGTCCGCCCGCCTCGTCGGCGCCGGCTGGCACGTGCTCGGCCTGTCCCGCAGCGGCCGCGAGCTGCCCGGCCTGGAGGCCGTGGAGACGGTGCAGGCCGACCTGACCGACGCCGAGGAGCTGCGCGCCGCCCTGGCCGACCACCGGCCCACCCACGTCTTCCTCACCGCCTGGGCCCGCCAGGACTCCGAGGACGAGAACATCCGCGTCAACGCCGGGATGGTGCGCGACGTGCTCGACGCCGTCCGCGGGGGCGGGTCGGTGCGCCACGTGGCGCTGCTGACCGGCCTCAAGCACTACCTCGGCCCGTTCGAGGCCTACGGCCAGGGCGAGGTGCCGGACACGCCGTTCCACGAGGACGAGGAGCGGCTGCCCCACAAGAACTTCTACTACGCCCAGGAGGACGAGCTGTTCGCCGCCGCCGAGCGCGACGGCTTCACCTGGAGCGTCCACCGCGCGCACACCATCATCGGTGCCGCGCTGGGCAACGCGATGAACATGGGCCAGACCCTGGCGGCGTACGCCGCGATCTGCCGCGAGCTCGACCGGCCGTTCGTGTTCCCGGGCTCGCAGACGCAGTGGGACGGCGTCACCGACATGACCGACGCCGACCTGCTGGCCGAGCAGCTGCACTGGGCGGCGACCACCCCGGCGGCGGCCGACACCGCCTTCAACGTCGCGAACGGCGACGTCTTCCGCTGGCGCTGGCTGTGGCCGCAGCTGGCCGAGCGGCTCGGCGTACGCCCGGAGGGGTACGCCGACGCGCCGCGCCCGCTCGAGGAGCAGATGACCGACGCCGCCCCGACCTGGCGCGCGATCGCCGAGCGCGAGGGCCTGCGCGAGACCGACGTCGACCGCGTCGCCTCGTGGTGGCACACCGACGGCGACCTGGGTCGCGAGATGGAGTGCCTGACCGACCTGGCCCGCAGCCGCCGCGCCGGCTTCACCGGCCACCGCGTCACCCTCGACGCCTTCCTCGACCTCTTCGACCGGCTCGAGGCGGACGGGGTCGTGCCCGCGCCGCCGGTGGCAGGCTGA
- a CDS encoding DEAD/DEAH box helicase encodes MARGGQRQNGARRGTQQRRRTRAVDNEGIIPVLARTVREVENAVGRGSVMSSVRSKFQVVALLAREERTRVKTDPDLNESRRGEQLKRLDGIATILATTAARDSTLFTLLDENAEVSESAKVLMREMLEEAGLEAPEEPEPQVDDVVLPATHRQVVPQSVVSRQLANPFLVPDFTNARQVRTQARRLAGWELLGPLFRSFEYAGAGASACMALPDLEADPGAFQAPDGLELMPHQAQLVASAAGGHRTFLLADEPGLGKTAQALLAAQAADAFPLLVVVPNVVKTNWAREAGLWTPARPATVIHGDGRDIDGFADIVVVNYEVLDRHVGWLGEFGFRGMVVDEAHFIKNKQSQRSQHVLHLSEKIRARAGRPLLMALTGTPLINDIEDFQAIWEFLGWINDKVPLGDLMESLEETGLTPQDPGFYPAARQSVVDQGIVRRRKVDVAADIPARRVADLPVELDDEAGRSIREAERELARRLVGRYESAMATRSSGRTGEGIDHDLVRRVAQWEREDGSSEGGENVFGMLRRIGQAKAGLAADYAAQLARSVGKVVFFAKHVDVMDQAAEVFTKRGLRYSSVRGDQTTKHRQEQIDAFVNDPDVSIAVCSLTAAGVGLNLQVASNLVLAELSWTDAEQTQAIDRVHRIGQEEPVTAWRIIATQTIDTRIAEVIDRKAGLAARALDGAGEDVVTSVDVQLEALVTLLTDALEEQAA; translated from the coding sequence GTGGCTCGAGGAGGCCAGCGCCAGAACGGCGCCCGCCGAGGCACGCAGCAGCGACGGCGCACGCGTGCGGTCGACAACGAGGGCATCATCCCCGTGCTCGCGCGCACCGTCCGCGAGGTCGAGAACGCCGTCGGCCGCGGCTCGGTGATGTCGTCGGTCCGCAGCAAGTTCCAGGTCGTCGCCCTCCTCGCCCGCGAGGAGCGCACCCGCGTCAAGACCGACCCCGACCTCAACGAGTCGCGCCGCGGCGAGCAGCTCAAGCGCCTCGACGGCATCGCCACCATCCTCGCCACGACCGCCGCCCGCGACAGCACGCTGTTCACCCTGCTCGACGAGAACGCCGAGGTCAGCGAGTCGGCCAAGGTGCTGATGCGCGAGATGCTCGAGGAGGCCGGCCTCGAGGCCCCCGAGGAGCCCGAGCCCCAGGTCGACGACGTCGTCCTGCCCGCCACGCACCGTCAGGTGGTGCCGCAGTCGGTGGTCTCCCGCCAGCTCGCGAACCCCTTCCTCGTCCCCGACTTCACCAATGCCCGGCAGGTCCGCACCCAGGCTCGCCGGCTCGCCGGCTGGGAGCTGCTCGGCCCGCTGTTCCGCTCCTTCGAGTACGCCGGCGCCGGCGCGTCCGCCTGCATGGCGCTGCCCGACCTCGAGGCCGACCCGGGGGCGTTCCAGGCGCCCGACGGCCTCGAGCTGATGCCCCACCAGGCCCAGCTCGTCGCCTCCGCCGCCGGCGGCCACCGCACCTTCCTGCTCGCCGACGAGCCCGGCCTAGGCAAGACCGCGCAGGCGCTGCTCGCCGCGCAGGCCGCCGACGCGTTCCCGCTGCTCGTCGTGGTGCCCAACGTGGTCAAGACCAACTGGGCCCGCGAGGCCGGCCTCTGGACCCCCGCCCGCCCGGCCACCGTGATCCACGGCGACGGCCGCGACATCGACGGGTTCGCCGACATCGTGGTCGTCAACTACGAGGTGCTCGACCGCCACGTCGGCTGGCTGGGCGAGTTCGGCTTCCGTGGCATGGTCGTCGACGAGGCGCACTTCATCAAGAACAAGCAGTCGCAGCGCTCGCAGCACGTGCTGCACCTGTCGGAGAAGATCCGGGCCCGGGCCGGTCGGCCGCTGCTGATGGCGCTCACCGGCACCCCGCTGATCAACGACATCGAGGACTTCCAGGCGATCTGGGAGTTCCTCGGGTGGATCAACGACAAGGTCCCGCTCGGCGACCTCATGGAGTCGTTGGAGGAGACCGGCCTGACCCCCCAGGACCCCGGTTTCTACCCGGCCGCGCGGCAGAGCGTGGTCGACCAGGGCATCGTGCGCCGTCGCAAGGTCGACGTCGCCGCCGACATCCCCGCCCGTCGCGTGGCCGACCTGCCGGTCGAGCTCGACGACGAGGCCGGCCGCTCGATCCGCGAGGCCGAGCGCGAGCTGGCCCGCCGGCTCGTGGGTCGCTACGAGAGCGCGATGGCCACGCGGTCCTCGGGCCGCACCGGCGAGGGCATCGACCACGACCTGGTCCGTCGCGTCGCCCAGTGGGAGCGCGAGGACGGCAGCAGCGAGGGCGGCGAGAACGTCTTCGGGATGCTGCGCCGCATCGGCCAGGCCAAGGCGGGCCTGGCGGCCGACTACGCCGCCCAGCTGGCGCGCAGCGTCGGCAAGGTCGTCTTCTTCGCCAAGCACGTCGACGTGATGGACCAGGCCGCCGAGGTCTTCACCAAGCGCGGCCTGCGCTACTCCTCGGTGCGCGGCGACCAGACCACCAAGCACCGCCAGGAGCAGATCGACGCCTTCGTCAACGACCCCGACGTCAGCATCGCCGTGTGCTCGCTGACGGCCGCGGGCGTCGGCCTCAACCTGCAGGTCGCGTCCAACCTGGTGCTGGCCGAGCTGTCGTGGACCGACGCCGAGCAGACGCAGGCGATCGACCGCGTCCACCGCATCGGCCAGGAGGAGCCGGTCACCGCCTGGCGCATCATCGCCACGCAGACCATCGACACCCGCATCGCCGAGGTCATCGACCGCAAGGCCGGCCTCGCCGCCCGTGCGCTCGACGGCGCCGGCGAGGACGTCGTCACCTCCGTCGACGTGCAGCTCGAGGCCCTCGTCACCCTGCTCACCGACGCCCTGGAGGAGCAGGCCGCCTGA
- a CDS encoding pyridoxal-phosphate dependent enzyme, whose amino-acid sequence MVERTVLGSYPTPVEPAPRLARALGLDETDLVVKRDDLLGLGGGGNKVRKLERTTAEALARGATTLVTTGAAQSNHARLTAAAGARLGLAVELVLAGEAPDAPPSGNLLLDHLLGARLHWAGAVDTPGLERRAEERVAELGDAAYLVPYGGSNAVGAQAYADAGRELLEQVPDAAHVVVAVGSGGTMAGLLAALGTDRVLGVDTGATSDPEVRVRRLAEALGADLTGGLRLRLDQVGEGYSTLPQPVRDALVLAARTEGVVLDPVYTGRALAGLVAAVAEGDVRRGERTVLLHTGGLPGLFGSAAAPAFAAGLGPA is encoded by the coding sequence ATGGTCGAACGCACCGTCCTGGGCAGCTACCCCACCCCCGTCGAGCCGGCACCCCGTCTCGCCCGGGCCCTGGGTCTGGACGAGACCGACCTCGTGGTCAAGCGCGACGACCTGCTCGGCCTGGGCGGCGGGGGCAACAAGGTCCGCAAGCTGGAGCGGACCACCGCCGAGGCGCTCGCCCGCGGCGCGACCACCCTGGTCACCACCGGCGCCGCGCAGAGCAACCACGCGCGGCTGACCGCGGCCGCCGGCGCCCGGTTGGGGCTCGCCGTGGAGCTCGTGCTCGCGGGCGAGGCCCCCGACGCACCCCCGAGCGGCAACCTGCTGCTCGACCACCTGCTCGGCGCCCGGCTGCACTGGGCCGGCGCGGTCGACACCCCCGGCCTGGAGCGGCGGGCCGAGGAGCGGGTCGCCGAGCTCGGCGACGCGGCGTACCTCGTGCCCTACGGCGGCTCCAACGCCGTCGGCGCCCAGGCGTACGCCGACGCGGGGCGCGAGCTGCTCGAGCAGGTGCCCGACGCGGCCCACGTCGTGGTCGCCGTCGGCTCCGGCGGCACCATGGCGGGCCTGCTCGCCGCGCTGGGCACCGACCGCGTCCTGGGCGTGGACACCGGCGCGACCAGCGACCCCGAGGTGCGCGTCCGGCGGCTCGCGGAGGCGCTGGGCGCCGACCTCACGGGCGGGCTGCGGCTGCGCCTCGACCAGGTGGGCGAGGGCTACTCCACGCTCCCGCAGCCCGTGCGCGACGCCCTCGTGCTGGCGGCGCGCACCGAGGGCGTCGTGCTCGACCCCGTCTACACCGGTCGGGCGCTGGCGGGGCTGGTCGCGGCCGTCGCCGAGGGGGACGTACGCCGCGGCGAGCGCACCGTGCTGCTGCACACCGGCGGGCTCCCGGGACTGTTCGGGTCGGCCGCCGCCCCCGCCTTCGCGGCCGGCCTCGGCCCCGCCTGA
- a CDS encoding acyl-CoA dehydrogenase yields the protein MASSLIMSRRDLDFLLHDWLRVERLVERERYADHDRETFDAVLDLAEQLATEHFAPVNREADTHEPFVGEDGRVVQPESVRAALAAYTASGLPTSVFDAELGGMQLPFVVHQAASSWFQAASIGTFAYPFLAEGNANLLATYGTPEQVATYAVPVVEGRWYGTMALSEPQAGSSLGDITTRAVRQDDGSSYRLTGTKMWISGGDHELAENIVHLVLARTPDAAPGTKGISLFIVPKWLPADDGSVGERNDVALVGLNHKMGYRATTNTLLNFGEGLATPGGEAGAVGHLVGEEGRGLTYMFHMMNEARVSVGAGATALGYTGYLHSLEYARVRTQGRPLDRKDPTTPPVPLVEHADVRRMLLAQKSYVEGALALVLFCAHLVDESRTHPDADAAREAEQLLSLLTPVAKSWPSQWCLAANDLAIQVLGGAGYTRDHPVEQLYRDNRLNPIHEGTLGIQAQDLLGRKVLEGGGRSLGVLGARITATVEAARAVGGDPAAYADQLGRTWEELLRVTGVLWEKGDPALALANATPYLEAFGHVVVAWLWLEQLVAVGEGTEPFHDGKRAAARYFYAFELPTTGPRLDLLASLDTTTLDLDPTVL from the coding sequence ATGGCCTCCTCGCTGATCATGTCGCGCCGCGACCTCGACTTCCTGCTCCACGACTGGCTCCGGGTCGAGCGGCTCGTCGAGCGGGAGCGGTACGCCGATCACGACCGGGAGACCTTCGACGCCGTGCTCGACCTCGCCGAGCAGCTGGCCACCGAGCACTTCGCGCCGGTGAACCGCGAGGCCGACACCCACGAGCCGTTCGTCGGCGAGGACGGTCGCGTCGTGCAGCCGGAGTCGGTGAGGGCCGCACTGGCGGCGTACACCGCCTCGGGGCTGCCCACCAGCGTCTTCGACGCCGAGCTCGGGGGCATGCAGCTGCCGTTCGTGGTCCACCAGGCGGCGTCGAGCTGGTTCCAGGCCGCGAGCATCGGCACGTTCGCCTATCCGTTCCTCGCCGAGGGCAACGCCAACCTGCTCGCGACCTACGGCACGCCCGAGCAGGTCGCGACGTACGCCGTCCCGGTCGTCGAGGGGCGCTGGTACGGCACCATGGCGCTCTCCGAGCCGCAGGCCGGCTCCTCGCTGGGCGACATCACCACCCGGGCCGTGCGCCAGGACGACGGCAGCAGCTACCGGCTCACCGGCACCAAGATGTGGATCTCCGGCGGCGACCACGAGCTGGCCGAGAACATCGTCCACCTGGTGCTGGCCCGGACGCCCGACGCGGCGCCCGGCACCAAGGGCATCTCCCTGTTCATCGTGCCCAAGTGGCTGCCGGCCGACGACGGGTCGGTCGGCGAGCGCAACGACGTCGCGCTGGTCGGGCTCAACCACAAGATGGGCTACCGCGCGACCACGAACACGCTGCTCAACTTCGGCGAGGGCCTGGCCACGCCGGGGGGCGAGGCGGGGGCGGTGGGCCACCTCGTCGGCGAGGAGGGCCGCGGCCTGACCTACATGTTCCACATGATGAACGAGGCCCGGGTCAGCGTCGGCGCGGGCGCGACGGCGCTCGGCTACACCGGCTACCTGCACTCCCTGGAGTACGCCCGCGTCCGCACCCAGGGGCGCCCGCTGGACCGCAAGGACCCCACCACGCCCCCGGTCCCGCTCGTCGAGCACGCCGACGTCCGCCGGATGCTGCTGGCGCAGAAGTCCTACGTCGAGGGCGCGCTCGCCCTGGTGCTGTTCTGCGCCCACCTGGTCGACGAGTCGCGCACCCACCCCGACGCCGACGCCGCCCGCGAGGCCGAGCAGCTGCTCTCGCTGCTCACCCCGGTCGCGAAGTCGTGGCCCTCGCAGTGGTGCCTGGCCGCCAACGACCTCGCGATCCAGGTCCTCGGCGGTGCCGGCTACACCCGCGACCACCCCGTCGAGCAGCTCTACCGCGACAACCGGCTCAACCCCATCCACGAGGGCACCCTCGGCATCCAGGCCCAGGACCTGCTCGGTCGCAAGGTCCTCGAGGGCGGCGGTCGCTCGCTCGGCGTGCTCGGCGCCCGGATCACGGCCACCGTCGAGGCGGCCCGGGCCGTCGGCGGCGACCCGGCGGCGTACGCCGACCAGCTGGGCCGCACCTGGGAGGAGCTGCTGCGCGTCACCGGCGTGCTGTGGGAGAAGGGCGACCCGGCGCTGGCGCTGGCCAACGCGACGCCCTACCTCGAGGCCTTCGGCCACGTCGTGGTGGCGTGGCTGTGGCTCGAGCAGCTGGTCGCGGTGGGCGAGGGCACCGAGCCGTTCCACGACGGCAAGCGCGCCGCGGCGCGCTACTTCTACGCCTTCGAGCTCCCCACCACCGGACCCAGGCTGGACCTGCTGGCCTCGCTCGACACCACGACGCTGGACCTCGACCCGACCGTGCTGTGA
- a CDS encoding glycoside hydrolase family 3 C-terminal domain-containing protein, with protein MTQLDVDDVLPQLTLEEKVSLVMGGDFWHTAAVERLGVPRVMVADGPHGLRMQPDEGDHAGIGGSLPATCFPPAAGLASSWDRGLLAEVGAALAHEAREQGVSVVLGPGVNIKRSPLCGRNFEYLSEDPHLAGELALALVQELQAGGVGTSVKHFAANNQEDDRLRVSAEVDERTLREIYLPAFERVVTGAQPWTVMCAYNKVNGTYASEHHWLLTEVLRGEWGFEGVVVSDWGAVHDRVAALAAGLDLEMPPQVGVSDTALLDAARSHRLPPEVLDLGARRVLELVRRAQPTLDAAGDTPASATRTEEHHALARRAAAASAVLLRNEGGLLPLDPDARGVVAVLGAFATEPRYQGAGSSQVSPTRVDVPLEELRAALPGAQVEHAAGFALDGEPDEALLTEARDLAARADTVVLCLGLPAAAESEGFDRTHLELPADQLALLDAVARVHDRVVVVLANGSVVRVSDWEHRVGAVLECWLGGQAAGGGLADLLTGRVTPAGKLAETVPLRLQDTPSYLAFPGDSQVVRYGEGLFVGYRGFDAREQEVSHPFGFGLSYTTFALAEPRVEVTGSVAGGDLDVVVRVAVTNTGERAGAEVVQLYVAAPDATVTRPQRELKGFDRVALQPGETGEAVLHLDQRSFSHWSELHRRWAVEAGDFVLHVGTSSRDLPHATTLHLDAPSLAAPLGPGSTLHEWLADDRGRTLLAELFEQQGGGGILADEHMVSVIGTMPLTTLAGFGTAGLDHAGLRGLVERLDR; from the coding sequence GTGACCCAGCTCGACGTCGACGACGTGCTGCCCCAGCTCACGCTCGAGGAGAAGGTCTCGCTGGTGATGGGCGGCGACTTCTGGCACACCGCCGCGGTGGAGCGTCTCGGCGTCCCGCGGGTGATGGTGGCCGACGGTCCGCACGGCCTGCGGATGCAGCCCGACGAGGGCGACCACGCCGGCATCGGCGGCAGCCTGCCCGCCACCTGCTTCCCGCCGGCCGCCGGCCTCGCGTCGTCGTGGGACCGCGGCCTGCTGGCCGAGGTCGGCGCCGCGCTGGCCCACGAGGCCCGTGAGCAGGGCGTCTCGGTGGTGCTCGGCCCGGGGGTCAACATCAAGCGGTCACCGCTGTGCGGGCGCAACTTCGAGTACCTCTCCGAGGACCCCCACCTCGCCGGCGAGCTCGCCCTCGCGCTCGTCCAGGAGCTCCAGGCGGGCGGGGTCGGCACCTCGGTGAAGCACTTCGCCGCCAACAACCAGGAGGACGACCGGCTGCGGGTCAGCGCCGAGGTCGACGAGCGGACGCTGCGCGAGATCTACCTGCCCGCCTTCGAGCGGGTGGTGACCGGGGCGCAGCCGTGGACGGTGATGTGCGCCTACAACAAGGTCAACGGGACCTACGCCTCGGAGCACCACTGGCTGCTCACCGAGGTGCTGCGCGGGGAGTGGGGCTTCGAGGGCGTCGTGGTCTCCGACTGGGGCGCCGTCCACGACCGCGTCGCGGCGCTGGCGGCCGGCCTGGACCTGGAGATGCCGCCGCAGGTCGGGGTCAGCGACACCGCGCTGCTCGACGCCGCCCGCTCGCACCGGCTGCCGCCCGAGGTCCTGGACCTGGGCGCCCGCCGCGTCCTGGAGCTCGTACGTCGCGCCCAGCCGACGCTCGATGCCGCCGGCGACACCCCCGCGTCGGCCACCCGCACCGAGGAGCACCACGCGCTGGCCCGTCGCGCCGCGGCCGCCTCGGCGGTGCTGCTGCGCAACGAGGGCGGCCTGCTGCCGCTGGACCCCGACGCGAGAGGGGTGGTGGCCGTCCTGGGGGCGTTCGCGACCGAGCCGCGCTACCAGGGCGCCGGCAGCTCGCAGGTCAGCCCGACCCGCGTCGACGTCCCGCTGGAGGAGCTGCGCGCGGCCCTCCCGGGGGCGCAGGTGGAGCACGCCGCGGGGTTCGCCCTCGACGGCGAGCCCGACGAGGCGCTGCTGACCGAGGCCCGCGACCTCGCCGCGCGCGCCGACACCGTGGTGCTGTGCCTGGGCCTGCCCGCGGCCGCGGAGTCCGAGGGCTTCGACCGCACCCACCTCGAGCTGCCCGCCGACCAGCTCGCGCTGCTCGACGCCGTCGCGCGGGTGCACGACCGCGTGGTCGTCGTGCTCGCCAACGGCTCGGTCGTGCGGGTCTCGGACTGGGAGCACCGGGTCGGCGCGGTGCTGGAGTGCTGGCTCGGGGGCCAGGCCGCCGGCGGCGGTCTCGCCGACCTGCTCACCGGTCGCGTCACCCCCGCGGGCAAGCTCGCCGAGACGGTGCCGCTGCGGCTGCAGGACACCCCCTCCTACCTCGCCTTCCCGGGCGACTCCCAGGTGGTGCGCTACGGCGAGGGGCTCTTCGTCGGCTACCGCGGCTTCGACGCCCGTGAGCAGGAGGTCAGCCACCCGTTCGGGTTCGGCCTGTCCTACACGACCTTCGCGCTGGCCGAGCCGCGCGTCGAGGTGACCGGCAGCGTCGCCGGCGGCGACCTCGACGTCGTGGTCCGGGTCGCGGTGACCAACACCGGCGAGCGTGCCGGCGCCGAGGTCGTCCAGCTCTACGTCGCGGCGCCGGACGCCACGGTGACGCGACCGCAGCGCGAGCTCAAGGGCTTCGACCGGGTCGCGCTGCAGCCGGGGGAGACGGGCGAGGCGGTGCTGCACCTCGACCAGCGCTCCTTCTCCCACTGGTCGGAGCTGCACCGGCGCTGGGCGGTGGAGGCGGGCGACTTCGTGCTGCACGTCGGCACCTCCTCGCGCGACCTGCCGCACGCGACCACGCTGCACCTCGACGCCCCGTCGCTGGCAGCGCCGCTGGGGCCCGGCTCCACGCTGCACGAGTGGCTGGCCGACGACCGGGGCCGCACCCTGCTGGCCGAGCTGTTCGAGCAGCAGGGCGGCGGCGGGATCCTGGCGGACGAGCACATGGTCTCGGTGATTGGCACGATGCCGCTCACCACGCTGGCCGGGTTCGGCACCGCGGGCCTGGACCACGCGGGGCTGCGCGGGCTGGTGGAGCGGCTCGACCGGTAG
- a CDS encoding alpha/beta fold hydrolase, protein MDSLSGFATVDVDVDGVRVHARTAGSGPPVLLLHGYPQTHVMWHRVAPVLAKRHTVVLADLRGYGDSDRPADEPGGAAGDAAGSSTHAAYSKRAMAADQVGLMRALGHERFAVVGHDRGARVTHRLCLDHPEAVTRAAVLDVAPTRHVLHHVDLALARTYEHWFFLSQENDLPERLIGSDPGGYLRAKLDAWSAVPGAFDEAALAEYVRCFSDPAVVHASCEDYRAAVTVDLALDDADAAAGRRVEAPLLVLWGARGFVGAAYDVEAVWQEYAADVTARSLDCGHFLPEEAPEATTTALLEFLTP, encoded by the coding sequence GTGGACTCCCTGAGCGGCTTCGCGACCGTCGACGTCGACGTGGACGGCGTCCGGGTGCACGCCCGGACCGCCGGGTCGGGGCCGCCGGTGCTGCTGCTCCACGGCTACCCGCAGACCCACGTGATGTGGCACCGGGTCGCCCCGGTCCTGGCCAAGCGGCACACCGTGGTGCTGGCCGACCTGCGCGGCTACGGCGACAGCGACCGGCCCGCCGACGAGCCCGGTGGTGCGGCCGGTGACGCGGCCGGGTCGTCCACCCACGCGGCGTACTCCAAGCGGGCGATGGCCGCCGACCAGGTCGGGCTGATGCGCGCGCTGGGGCACGAGCGGTTCGCCGTCGTGGGTCACGACCGCGGCGCGCGCGTGACCCACCGGCTGTGCCTGGACCACCCCGAGGCCGTCACCCGGGCCGCGGTGCTCGACGTCGCACCGACCCGGCACGTGCTGCACCACGTCGACCTCGCGCTCGCGCGCACCTACGAGCACTGGTTCTTCCTCAGCCAGGAGAACGACCTGCCCGAGCGGCTGATCGGGTCGGACCCCGGCGGCTACCTGCGCGCCAAGCTGGACGCCTGGTCGGCGGTGCCGGGCGCGTTCGACGAGGCCGCGCTCGCGGAGTACGTCCGCTGCTTCTCCGACCCGGCCGTCGTCCACGCCAGCTGCGAGGACTACCGCGCCGCGGTCACCGTCGACCTCGCGCTCGACGACGCCGACGCGGCGGCGGGCCGCCGCGTCGAGGCCCCGCTGCTCGTGCTGTGGGGCGCGCGGGGGTTCGTCGGTGCGGCGTACGACGTGGAGGCGGTGTGGCAGGAGTACGCCGCCGACGTCACCGCCCGCTCCCTCGACTGCGGCCACTTCCTCCCCGAGGAGGCCCCGGAGGCCACCACGACCGCGCTCCTGGAGTTCCTCACCCCCTAG
- a CDS encoding sensor histidine kinase, which produces MPGREGPAGGPGARSPEASPDDSPDVPQGVPQGVSPDAEALRESTERYRALFFDNPHATFSLDPEGRFQDANAVTVELSGFSLEVLLTMRFDEILLAEALPDAVAAFEGALGRESQKLHTRIRSSAGEVMELNVALVPVVIDGEVVGLHGVAEDMTRENAMMRDLEEARRTAEEAASAKTMFLANMSHEVRTPLTSVLGATELLADGELDEEQRHLVDVVHRSGERLLLLVNDILDISRLEAGRLRLDPVELAVADIVEDLRAWAEPLAVRRGLRLRCEVAADLPPLVADPARLSQVLTNLVGNAVKFTEDGEIAILASPATAVLDEAGPAAPAVRFEVRDTGAGIPTDLLESLFEPFSQLDSSQTRRHGGAGLGLAICRELVDLMGGRLEASSSPGTGSSFRVLLPAG; this is translated from the coding sequence GTGCCAGGACGTGAGGGGCCCGCGGGCGGGCCGGGAGCACGCTCGCCGGAGGCGTCCCCCGACGACTCCCCCGACGTGCCCCAGGGCGTTCCCCAGGGCGTCTCCCCGGACGCGGAGGCGCTGCGGGAGAGCACCGAGCGCTACCGGGCGCTGTTCTTCGACAACCCGCACGCGACGTTCTCCCTCGACCCCGAGGGCCGGTTCCAGGACGCCAACGCGGTCACGGTCGAGCTGAGCGGCTTCTCCCTCGAGGTGCTGCTCACGATGCGGTTCGACGAGATCCTGCTGGCCGAGGCGCTGCCCGACGCCGTCGCCGCCTTCGAGGGCGCGCTGGGCCGGGAGTCGCAGAAGCTGCACACCCGGATCCGCAGCTCCGCCGGCGAGGTGATGGAGCTCAACGTGGCGCTGGTGCCGGTCGTGATCGACGGCGAGGTCGTCGGGCTCCACGGCGTGGCCGAGGACATGACCCGCGAGAACGCCATGATGCGCGACCTCGAGGAGGCCCGGCGCACGGCCGAGGAGGCGGCGAGCGCCAAGACCATGTTCCTGGCCAACATGAGCCACGAGGTCCGTACGCCGCTGACGAGCGTGCTCGGTGCGACCGAGCTGCTGGCCGACGGCGAGCTCGACGAGGAGCAGCGCCACCTCGTCGACGTCGTCCACCGCTCCGGGGAGCGGCTGCTGCTCCTCGTCAACGACATCCTCGACATCTCCCGGCTCGAGGCCGGCCGGCTCCGGCTGGACCCCGTCGAGCTCGCGGTGGCCGACATCGTCGAGGACCTGCGGGCCTGGGCCGAGCCCCTCGCCGTACGCCGCGGCCTGCGACTGCGCTGCGAGGTCGCGGCCGACCTCCCCCCACTCGTCGCCGACCCCGCGCGGCTCTCGCAGGTGCTGACCAACCTCGTCGGCAACGCCGTGAAGTTCACCGAGGACGGCGAGATCGCCATCCTGGCCTCGCCCGCGACAGCCGTCCTGGACGAGGCCGGACCCGCCGCGCCGGCCGTGCGCTTCGAGGTCCGCGACACCGGGGCCGGCATCCCGACGGACCTGCTGGAGTCGCTCTTCGAGCCGTTCAGCCAGCTCGACTCCTCCCAGACGCGTCGCCACGGCGGCGCCGGTCTGGGGCTGGCCATCTGCCGCGAGCTGGTCGACCTCATGGGCGGTCGGCTGGAGGCGTCGAGCTCTCCCGGCACGGGCAGCAGCTTCCGTGTCCTGCTCCCGGCAGGATGA